Within the Candidatus Atribacteria bacterium ADurb.Bin276 genome, the region TTTAAAACCAGAATGGCTGAGGATTCGCTCGCCATCCCTTCCTATGAATTGAAAAATCATGATATCTCGTAAGTACCATTCCAGTTGTGAAAAGATTTCAATTATTTTATCTTTATTTTCAATAAACCAGGAACCAAGTGAAAAAATTTCATTTTCACCCGTAATCCAGTCCCACAAAAAAAACGATTTCTCAATGAGAGGTTGGTTCCCTTCTGCTAAGTCAAATGCATTCCGAAGACGACCCAGTGATTGCTCGGCAATATCTCCAGCTTTTTGGTCGGTAAGATTATATTTTTTCTTGATGAACTTTTTTATACTTTCTTGATTTAATAATTGAAAATGGATCCTTTGACATCGAGAAAGGAGAGTTGGCAATAAAATCTGAACCTGGGAAGTAAGGAGAATTATTATGCTATTCTCTGGAGGTTCTTCAACTGTTTTTAAAAGACAATTTTGTATTTCTTCTTTACTAAATAATTCAGTTGATTCAACAATTCCAATCCGGAATTTCCCATAGACTCTTTGTAGTCCTAAACGAAAAATAAAATCTCGTACATCTTCCACTAAAATTTTATTTTCCCGAGGAGAAAGCAATATGACATCAGGATGGGTTCCAGCGTTGATCAGACGGCAATTTTGGCAAGAGCCACAGGAACCATCATTAGATGGGTGCTCACAATTAAACAACCGGGCAATTTCAAAAGCGAAAGTGGTTTTTCCAATTCCTTCTGGTCCAGAAAAAAGATAAGAATGACTTTGGGATTGGTTTTGAAAAACTCGTTGAAAAAACTGCTTTTGTAATTTATGCCCACAGATCTCTGACCAACTCATCGAATTAAAACCTTTCGTAACGTTCGATGGGAACTTCGAACAATACTCCTCCTCCTCGAATAACTTTTACCTGTTGAGGAACATAAGGTCCGATTGGTTCATTGACCGGAATGGCAGATTCTATATATTCTTCCCGGTGTTCGCACTGACTCCTAATTAAATCAATAACCTCATTTTTTTTTGCTTCGTGGATTCCTATTAAGAGCGTTGTGTTCCCCTCTCGTAAAAATCCGCCAGTAGAAGCCAGCTTGGTAAAAGATATTTGCTTTTCTCTTAGGATATCAACCAGCTTTAAAGCATCTTGATCTCGAACGACACATATTAATAAAGAGGTTGGCTTCACGGCACATTCCTCCTTTTTTTGTCTTGAATAGCCGCTAATACATAATTTTTTATTCTCTCAAAAACAACGTCTTTTGATTCAACAGTAGATATCACCTGAAATCGATTTGGTTCTCCTTCAGCTATTTTAAAAAAACCTCTCCGTATGGAATCTAAAACGTCCTTTTTCTTCATGAATTCCTCTTCAAAACGCAGCTCTTGCGGAGCGGTATGATGAAAGGATCGTCTTAACCCTTCTTCGGGATCGATATCAAGAAGAAGGGTTAAATCAGGCACCAGTCCATTGGTGGCCAAACTATTGAGGTATTGAATCATCTCAACCGACAAACCTCTACCATATCCCTGGTAGGCAATGGTTGAGTCACAAAAACGCACACAGAGAACAATCTTTCCGATTTGTAAGGCTGGCTGAATAACTTGTAAGACATGTTCCCGACGCGAGGCTTCAAAAAGAAAAAGCTCGGTTACAGCATCAACTTCCCCGGTTTGAGGATGAAGAAGAATTGATCGAATTTGATTGCCGATTTCCGTTCCACCTGGTTCAACAGTAAAAAGGACTGGATATCTCTTTTCCTTTAAAAAAGCAAAAAGGTGCTTGGCATGGGTCGATTTTCCTGTTCCTTCTATTCCTTCAAAGGTTATAAACAATCCCGGAAAATGTCTCATCGATTATCATCCAGATTACGTGGATAAATGGTTACCCTGCGAAAAGGCTCCTCACCAATACTCTGGGAGAATAAATTATATCTTTCTGCGATTTTATGTTGAAGTCTTCGGACAAAAGCATTCCGAGGAGTGAGCTCGATTGGTTCGTTTTCTCTCAGGACCTGCCTTGCCGCCTTTTCAGCTTCAATCAAACCGGTTTCTCCTGATTTTTCAAAGCTGTCGGACAAGCCAAAAAGATCTTTGACAAAACGGAGCACTTGGCTATAGGTGTTGCTACGGATAACGTGAACCGGCATCCCTCGATTTTCAGCCTCTCGAAGCCGATTGGTTTTTTTACGATAACGACTCTTCAGAGTTAAAACGATATCGGCTTCATTGATATCTTCAACAACTTCAAGGGTTGCCTTAAGCTGGGTTATAGCTCTTTCCATATAATTTCGACTCACAGCAAAAAGAAATACCCGTAACATTTTTCCTTCTGAGTATTGCGGATGGTTCCAGTCGGATAGGTTGTATACACCCTCGACGGTCTCGAATTCCTCGATTTCTTTAATAACTTCGATGGCACCATCTTTGGTTTTTTTCCTTACTTCCGGACGAGGATCATAGTTCCTTAAAAGGACATCTACCGCTTCGGCAGTATTACGATAGACTCCTAAAATATCTCGATCCCTGAGTTCTACTACTACATCAAAAGTCGGGATTGCCTTCCGTTCTAAAACAGCTTTTTGGGTTCCACGCCGTCTTGATTCTTCATCGCTGAGAATAACCGATTGAATGCCACCCACTAAGTCAGTAAGAGTGGGGTTCAATAAAAGGTTTCGTAAGGAATTACCATGAGCGGTTGCAATCAGTTGAACTCCTCTTTCAGCAATGGTTCGACAGGCCCGGGCTTCTTCTTCACGTCCGATTTCATCAACAATAATGACTTCCGGCATGTGGTTTTCCACGGCTTCAATCATCACATCATGTTGCCTTTCTGGTGATGGTACTTGCATTCGACGGGCTCGCCCAATAGCTGGATGGGGAATATCACCGTCACCAGCTATTTCATTTGAGGTATCGACAACGATGACCCTTTTTTGAAATTCATCGCTTAACACCCGAGCTACCTCTCGAAGTTTGGTGGTTTTGCCAACTCCTGGTGGGCCTAAAAATAAAATGTTTTTCCCTGACACAATGATATCTCGTACGATATCAATGGTACCATACACAGCGCGTCCTACCCGCAAAGTAAGACCTACAACATTCCCAACCCGATTCCGGATGCATGAAATTCGGTGGAGAGTTCTTTCGATCCCGGCTCGGTTATCACGGGTAAACATACCAACCCTACCTAAAGTATATTCAATATCACTTCTTTCAACAGGACTTTCAATTAGAACACAGAAGCCATTGGTAAACCGCGCTTCTGGAGAACGGCCCAAGTCCATAACAATTTCTATCAGTTCATCAGAGTTTTCTTTTTCTTCAAGAGCCTTCAGAATGTGTTCTGGTAAAACTAAAAAAAGTTTATCAAGATTGTCAACTACACCGTAATGATGCTTTTCGTCCATTCGAACTTCACAGTTCCTTCCTACAAGATTTCATTCAGCATTATATCATTAAGGATGTCATTCCCTCTTATGCTGTTTTTTCATTTTTACATTAAAATTAAAAAACTTATCGATCCAAAAAATATCAAGAAGAAATGGTACTTTTTTTCTATTCTCCTTTCCTCTTGGTAAAAGATTATCATTTAGGAATAAAATTCATTCTAAGTTGTTTTAAAAACCTGTATTACTTATCAAATATTAATCCTTTAGGTATAATAAACGGAATGAAAATCTTAGCCGTGAGCGATCATATTGATCCACGAGTTTATAGTAACCTATGTCGGGAGCGTTTTCAGAATGTGAGTTGTGTTATCTCCTGTGGAGACCTTCCCGAGCATTATCTGGATTTTATAGTCAGCTGTCTGAACGTCCCTTTATTCTTTGTTCACGGAAATCATGATCCTTCTGCCGGAAAAAAAAGCTTGGCAGGTGGTTATAATTTAGACGGAAAGGTTATCAATTTTCAAGGGATCCTGCTTGCCGGCTTGGAAGGATCTCTATGGTACAATGGCAATATTCACCAATATTCCCAAAGAGCGATGTATCAAAAATACCTTGCTCTCTTGCCTCAGCTATATTGGGCTAAAATGCGTTATCATCGTTATCTTGACGTTTTAGTCACTCACTCTCCTCCCGGTGGCATTCATGAAAGTGATGATCCAGTTCATAAAGGTTTTAAAGTATTTAATCATATGATTAAAAAATTTCAACCAAGATTCCACCTTCATGGACATACTCATTTATACGACCGAAATCAAAGCTATCAAGACCCTCTTTATCAAACTATAGTAATAAATTGTTATAATTATCGTATTATAGATTTAGGAAGGGGTAAAGATGTCAGAGATTTTTCGATCAGCGGAGTCAAATCGAGAGTTTGATCATCTCTATCGAAAAGGTTTCTTTAAAAAAATTCTTGGTACTCTGAAAAACCACAAAAATCGTTTGCTCCCTTTAAATCAAATTAAAGAAATCATTGGAACTGGAGAAGAACATCATTTGGGCGTGAAAACCGTTGAGGTTGATAAAATAGTCGGGAGTGAAAATCGTTTTGAAGATTTTGATCGAGCTTTTTTGCCATTAAATAAGTTCAATCGGAGAAAATGGACGAGTATTCGCTCCTATTATGAACAACATGAATCTCTACCGGTTATCTCTCTATATAAAATCGGTGATTATTATTTTGTCCGAGATGGTCATAATCGAGTTTCAGTAGCAAAAAATTCCGGGCAACTCTATATTGATGCTGAGGTAATAGAAATCAACATCCCGAAAGTACGCTTCAATTCATCTTCTCCTGAATACTATTTTTTAAAGTTAGAAGAACAGATGTTTCGGGAGAAAACCGGCTTACAAAATATCCAAATTACTCTTCCCGGTGGGTATCGAGAAATACTCAAGTTAATTCAATGTTTCCAATGTTCTGAGTGTCCAAATAATCAAAGTACTCGAGAACAATGCCAAAAAAAAATACCTTGGAAAGTTGCCGTTCAGCAATGGTATCAAAACTGTTATTTCCCGGCTTCTGAAAAAATAGAAAGAAGCGGAATTATGGAGAAATTTAAAGATCGTACTTTAGCTGACCTCTATTTATGGTTTCTCTATAATGCTGAAGCCCTACGCAAGGCAGCTTGTTTTATACCAAGTCGATCTCATCATAAAGCAATTCGAAGAAAACCACAAAATTTCTTTTTTACCAAAGCAAATTTGTAAAAAGTTCCATATCAATATACTATGTCTAAAGTAAAGCGTTCAATATTTTTCTATAATCTCAGCTGGTATTTGAAAGGTTTTTAATTTTTTACAGTAGGATAGCGAAAGATGTCATATCAAAAGTCGAAAAAAGAACAACTTTTAGAAGAAATTCGCCAGGAAGTTAATAGTTGTCATTTGTGCCCGTTAGCCAATAACCGAACCCATACTGTATTTGGTGACGGAAATCCTGATGCAGTTCTCATGTTTATTGGGGAAGGACCCGGAGAGGAAGAGGATCGAACCGGAAGCCCCTTTGTTGGAAGAGCCGGGAAGCTCCTGACCCAAATTTTAAAATCGGTTAATATCACTCGAGAAGAGGTGTTTATCGCTAACATGGTGAAATGCCGACCGCCAGGGAATCGAAATCCGGAATCCCAGGAAATAGATGTCTGCTTTCCCTTTCTAGAAGCACAAATTGCCATTATCAATCCAACTTTCATCATCACCTTAGGCAGTGTTCCGACTAGCTATTTCCTCAATACCAAAGAACCGATTAGCAAAATTCGAGGTATCTGGCAGGAATGGAGGGGTGGCAAAAAAATATTTCCCATGTTTCATCCCAGTTTTCTCCTCCGTTATAATGATCGTTCCCGGGGTTCACCCCGGTATCTTACCTGGGAAGATATCAAAGAAGTGAAAAGGAACTATGATTTAATTCGCCATAGTACCCAAAGTTGAAATTCAATTTTTTTGCTATAATATATAAGAGTAAAGTACTTAGTTTTTAGTTTTTCTTTAAATTATTCTATAATTGTATTTTTAAGTATCCTAAAACTTTCTTATCTTTAATTACGTAAAAAATAATAAACGGGAATACATAAAATTGTAAGAGTGTTTTCGAAAAAGATAGCTTTTGATAAAATAGTTTGTTTTATTGGTTACTTATCATACTCCATAAGGGGTGGTTTTATATGTTATACAGAATAAACACGTCGTATGAGGGAGGTTCATAATATGGGTTACTTTGATTCTATAAAAGCCTTTACCGCTGAACAGGTCGTTAAAGCAATGGTTAGTTCTTTACGAAACTCCTCCGACGAATCAATTATCCGTTTAACTTATTTAGCTGAAAAACTAACACCAATTGAGTATTATCGTGACCAGATTCGTGGACTTCGCCAGATGTTTGAGGAAAAAAGACCTCAAATATTTTTGGCACGGCGAGTACTTCAAGAAATTCATCCCAACGTGAGACGAAAACTTATTGAAAATCTCATCTGTAAAAGCATTCTTTTAGGAGTTCCTAAAAGGCAAAAAATTGAAAAGGAATTAGGCTGTCAAGTACCTATGTTTTTTGTAGTGAGTCCAAGTATGCGTTGTAACCTCAACTGTTATGGATGTTATGCCGGCGAATATCGCAAAGAAAGCGATATGCCAATAGAAGTCCTTGACAGAATTTTTACTGAGGCTAATGAACTGGGCATGAATTTCCTCACCATTTCTGGTGGAGAACCTTTTCTCCGCAAAGAACAAATTGATCTAATGGAAAAACACAGCGAACTCTCCTTCCAAGTTTATACTAATGGAACTCTTATAGATCGAGATATGGCAAAGCGTTTAGCTCAAATGGGTAATGTTTATCCTGCCATCAGTGTTGAGGGTTACGAAGCTGAAACTGATGCTCGGCGCGGCAAAGGTACTTACAAGAAAATTATGAATGCTATGGAAGCTCTTCGTGATGAAGGAACACTCTTTGGATTTTCCATCACTGCCACCCGAAATAACACTGAATTGGTTTGTAGTGACGAATTTATGGATGGTTTAATCAACAAAGGAGCGAGTTTTGGTTGGTACTTTACCTATGTCCCAATTGGGAAAAAACCAGACATGAATCTCATGCCAACACCTGAACAACGTCTTCATCTCCGTAATCAGGTTCACCATCTACGATATGACAAACCAGTTTTCATCGGTGATTTTTGGAATGATGGACCATACGTTGGTGGTTGTCTCGCCGGTGGTCGACGATATTTCCACATCAACAATGCTGGTGATGTTGAACCTTGTGTATTTTGTCATTTCACTGTTGACAACATCAAGAATAAAAGTTTGAAAGAGGTTTTTTCTTCTCCATTCTTCCGGGCTATTCAAGAAAACCAACCATATGATAATAATTTAATGCGCCCCTGTATGTTGATCGATGTTCCTGAAGTACTTCGGGATGTAGTAGAAAAATATGGGGCAAGACCCAGCCATGAAGGTGCTGACAGTCTTGTCAAAGATCTGAAAGAGGATATCGATAAATATTCTCAAGCTTTTAAAGATTTATCCGATCCATACTGGGAGGAAAACTACAAAGGAACCATCTATTACAAAGATTATAAAACTGAAAGAAAAGAGTACCTCGAGAAACTAAAAGAGACTCCAGTCCCTAAATCCCATAAGGAGAAAGCAAAAGTCTAAATATAAAAAAAGCCTCCCTTTTTAGGGAGGCTTTTTTTATTGATAATATTAAATTATCAAAGGTTTAATTCCCGATTAGCCTGGATAACCGCTTCTTTCATTTCTTCTCGATAAGCTTTTATTCTATCTTTTAACTGAGAATTTTGAAGGGCTAAAATCTCAGTTGCTAAGATAGCTGCATTTTTTGCACCGCTTACTCCTATCCCCACGCAGGCACAGGGTATGCCAGCCGGCATTTGAACAATGGAAAATAATGCGTCCAATCCTAAAAGTGAGGAAGAATCGAGAGGGACACCAATAACTGGACACACTGCACGGGCAGCCAAAACTCCGGGGAGATGAGCCGCATATCCAGCCATAGCTATAAGAACCTGGATATGATTCTCTTCTACTAATTGTAATATTTCATCAATTTTTTCCGGAGTTCGATGGGCAGAAGCGATAAAAAGTCGATGCTCTATTTCAAACTTATCAAGAAGTTCAATACACTTCGAGGCATAATTGATATCATGTTTACTTCCAATAACCACATAAACCGACATAGCTATTCCTCCCTACGAAAAGCACGATATCCAATATCTTTACGATAATATATATTTTCAAAACCGATTTTCCCAACCGCCAAATAGGCATTGTAGGCTGCATTTTTAAGAGTATCACCAAAGGCGCACACATTTAATACTCTCCCACCAGCTGTTAAAATTTGATTATCTCTTCTCTGGGTACCGGCATGAAAAACCAGTACCTTTCCCTGTGGTTCATTGGGAAAATCCTCTAAACCATTAATCTTCTTCCCAATTTCATAGTTTCCCGGATAACCACGACTGGTCAAAACCACCCCCAAAAGGTTTTGAGTATCCACTTCAAGTTTAACCTCTGACAGCGAGCTCCGGTAAAGAGCCATATTTAAGTCTAGCCAATCATTCTTAAGCCGGGGTAAGACCACTTGGGTTTCAGGATCTCCCAAACGAACATTAAATTCCAAAACATGGACCTCAGAATGATGGGTAATCATCAAACCCAGATAGACAACTCCCCGATAATCCAGTTTTTCTTGCTGAATTCCTTCAATAAATGGATGAATGATGCTTATTTCAATTTTTTTCAATATTTGATCGGTGATCAGTGGAGCTGGAGAATAAGCACCCATCCCCCCGGTATTGGGTCCTACATCACTATCTCCAATTCTTTTATGGTCCTGGGAAGAAGGAAGAACACAGTAGGACTTTCCATCGAAAAGAAACATAATTGTCGCTTCTTCTCCTTCAAGACATTCTTCTATAATAATCTGATTCCCGGCATCTCCAAATATTTTACCAACCATCAAATCAACAACAACGTCCCTGGCTTCTTCTTCATCTTCAACAATAAAAACTCCTTTCCCAGCTGCTAAGCCATCAGCCTTGATGACCAAAGGGAAATTTAAACCAGATTTGAGATAAGAAATAACCGAATCAAAACGATTAAAAACTTCAAACTGGGCAGTTGGAATTTTATATTTTTTCATAAATTCCTTGGCGTATACCTTACTTGATTCCAGTCGAGCGGCATTCTGATTGGGACCAACTATTGCCAATCCCTCGGTTTTAAATAAATCAACTACTCCCTTAGCCAATGGAGCTTCGGGACCAATCAAGGTAAGGCTTATCTCTTTTTCTTTAGCAAATTGAACCATATCTTGAAGAGTGTTCAAGGTATAACAAATCCCTAGTGAACTCATGCCCCCATTTCCGGGTACGCAATATAATTCTTTTACCTCTGGATTTTGCATAACTTTCCAGGCAATGCAGTGTTCTCTTCCTCCACTTCCAATCAACATGACTTTCATAAAATTCACCCCTTTACCCTAACCGTTCTTCCCTGAACCATAAGCTTATCTTCCAACAGCATTTTAATCGCTTGGCAATAGATTTCATGTTCTTTCTCAAGTATTGACTGGGAAAGTGATTCTACCGTATCGTTATCTTTGATTAGAACCGGAGCTTGGAGAATAATAGGCCCGGAATCCATCCCTTCGTCTACAAAGTGAACTGTACATCCACTCACTTTTACTCCATATTCCAAAGCTTGTTTTTGAGCATCTAAACCAGGGAAAGCCGGTAAGAGAGAAGGATGGATATTGAGAATCCGATAATAAAATTGAGAAATAATAGCTTTCCCAACGATCCGCATATAACCGGCCAGACAGATGATTGATGGATTTTCCTTTTTTAAAACTTTTAAGAGTTCATCTTCATAGGCTTTTTTCCCGGTAAAACTTTTAAAATCGAGAACCAAAGTTGGTATTTTCGCCTTTTGAGCCCTGATTAAAGCGAAAGCATCAGGATTGTCGCTAATCACTAAGGTTATTTTTCCAGGGATGAAACCGGATTGAGTTGCATCGATGATGGCTTGAAGATTGGTTCCTCTTCCTGAAGCCATAACAACAATATTTTTTTCAATCATTCCATTTCACCCCTTCCCGATCTAATATAACTTCCCCAATCAGATAGGCGTTTTCACCATTTTCATTGAGTAGATGGAGAGTTTTATCAATTTCAGATTTTTCAATGATCAAAATCATTCCTACTCCCATATTAAAAGTTCGCCACATTTCGGTTTCTGGTATTTTTCCAATTTTCTGTAGAAAAGAGAAGATTTCAGGGATGTGTATTTCATTCTTGAAGAGCGATACACCATGGTGTTGAGGAAGGATGCGGGGTACATTTTCCACAATTCCACCTCCAGTAATATGAGCTATTCCCCGAACCGATACTTCCTTTAGTAATTTTAAAACGCTCTTAACATAAATTCGGGTTGGCTTCAACAACTCTCGGGCTAAGTCAAGGTCACCAACCACTTGATCGTATTGAATGTGGTTCCAATCTAAAACCTTTCTTACTAAAGAAAATCCATTGCTATGAAGACCTGATGAGGCTAAAGCAATAACCCCATCCCCATTTTGAATACTATGTCCATCTATCAGGTGATCTTCTAAAACCGATCCGACCGCAAATCCAGCTAAGTCATAGTCATTATCTTGGTACATACCCGGCATTTCAGCGGTCTCTCCCCCCAATAAAGCACATCCAGCTAATTGGCACCCTTGCACAATTCCTGAAATAACTCTTTCCAGAATATTCGAATGTAATTTCCCACAAGCAAAATAATCAAGAAAAAACCAGGGTTCGGCACCAGTACAAAGAATATCGTTCACACACATAGCTACCAGATCGATACCAATAGAATCGTGAACCCCCAGATGAATAGCAATCTTTAATTTGGTCCCGACACCGTCGGTACTGGCAACTAAACAAGGATGGTTTTTCCCTTTTTCTCCCATACAAAAAACTCCAGAAAAACCTCCGATATCGGTAATAACCTCGGACCTTCGGGTAGACTTTACCAAGGTTTTTATTTTTTCAACTGTCGTATTGGCTAAATCAACATTTACACCGGCTTTTTGATAAGTCCATCCTTCAGTCACTCTTGATCCTCCTCATTTAAACCAGCATTTTTAAAAATATAATCAACTGAATGAAGAAAATGCTGGTAGTCAAAAAGCTTTTTGATTTCTTCTTTAGAAAGATACTTCTTCAATTCATCGTCTTGAAGTAAAATATCCTGAAATGAGGTTTGGGGATCTTCCCATGTTGTCAACGCTGAACGCTGAACAATTTTATAAGCATCCTCTCGACTTAACCCCTTCTTAATTAATTCAAGGAGAATCCGTTCCGAAAAAACCAAACCACGATTGGACTCTAAATTCTTTTTCATATTCTCGGGGAAAATTCGTAAATTATCCAATAATCGACAAAATGTAATAAGTAAATAATCACAGAGTATACAACAATCGGGAATAATGATGCGTTCTGCTGAAGAATGAGAAATATCCCGTTCATGCCAAAGTGGAATATTCTCCATCGCAACTATTAGATTTCCTCTTAAAACTCGACTTAAACCACATATTTGTTCTCCGGTGATGGGATTTTTTTTATGGGGCATAGCCGATGATCCTTTTTGTCCTGAAGAAAAGCCTTCTTCAACTTCTCGGATCTCGGTTCTTTGCAAGCTTCTTAGCTCCAAAGCAAACTTTTCCAAGGATGTCCCAATCATGGCCATTGCCCAAACCAATTCGGCATAACGGTCTCTTTGGATAATCTGGGTAGAAACTTCCGCCGGTTTTAAACCCAATTTTTCACAAACATATTGTTCTACAAAGGGTGGAATATTCGCATAATTCCCTACTGCTCCAGAAATTTTTCCAACCCTTATATTTTCACGGGCTTCAATTAATCGATGGTAATTTCTTTGCATTTCGGTATACCACATGGCCATTTTTAGCCCAAAGGTGGTTGGTTCAGCGTGAATCCCATGGGTCCGTCCCACCATGAGAGTGTTTCGATACTTTATTGCTTTTTGTTTGATGGAACTGAGAGCCTTTCGGCAGTCTTCAAGAAGTAAATCGGCTGCTTCTTTCATTAGAAATGCTTGGGCAGTATCCAGCATATCGGATGATGTCATACCAAAATGAATAAAACGGGATTCTAAACCGCATTGTTCGGTTAAACTAGTAAGAAAGGCAATGACATCGTGGCGAGTGATGTTTTCAATTGCTTTCATACGATCAAGAGAGAGAGTAACCTGATTAGTAATCTTTTTATATTCATCCTGAGACAATAATCCTAGTTTAACCCAAGCTTCCAAAGCGAACATTTCAACTTTTAACCAAACTTGAGCCCGGTGTTCTTCATCCCAAATTTTACTCATTTCCTGTCGACTGTAACGTTCAATCATTCTGACTTACTCCTTTCTTGAATATTTCCACAACGGGGACAATATCGTGCTTGGGCATCGATATATTTCCCGCAAGACTGGCATTGTTTACGAGGTGGCTGTCCCATTTCTCGGTATAGTGCTTCTCGAACTTGATCGATTTCATCTTCAATCGAAAGAATCTCCTGGACGTCTTCTTTTAGATCTTCTCTTTCCAGTTCTTTATTGTGAAGTAGTTGGAACACTTTTTTCCCAAGACTTAGAAATCCCTGATCTTTTTCTCCGGCAAGAGAGCGAAGATGAATTTTTAGTCGAAAGATATTCCAATAATTTTTCAAAGCCTCTCCCTCCAGCATCATAATCACTAGCTTTATTTTGCTTGTCATTTTAGCATATTTTTATCCA harbors:
- the purN gene encoding Phosphoribosylglycinamide formyltransferase; this encodes MIEKNIVVMASGRGTNLQAIIDATQSGFIPGKITLVISDNPDAFALIRAQKAKIPTLVLDFKSFTGKKAYEDELLKVLKKENPSIICLAGYMRIVGKAIISQFYYRILNIHPSLLPAFPGLDAQKQALEYGVKVSGCTVHFVDEGMDSGPIILQAPVLIKDNDTVESLSQSILEKEHEIYCQAIKMLLEDKLMVQGRTVRVKG
- the purM gene encoding Phosphoribosylformylglycinamidine cyclo-ligase translates to MTEGWTYQKAGVNVDLANTTVEKIKTLVKSTRRSEVITDIGGFSGVFCMGEKGKNHPCLVASTDGVGTKLKIAIHLGVHDSIGIDLVAMCVNDILCTGAEPWFFLDYFACGKLHSNILERVISGIVQGCQLAGCALLGGETAEMPGMYQDNDYDLAGFAVGSVLEDHLIDGHSIQNGDGVIALASSGLHSNGFSLVRKVLDWNHIQYDQVVGDLDLARELLKPTRIYVKSVLKLLKEVSVRGIAHITGGGIVENVPRILPQHHGVSLFKNEIHIPEIFSFLQKIGKIPETEMWRTFNMGVGMILIIEKSEIDKTLHLLNENGENAYLIGEVILDREGVKWND
- the purB gene encoding Adenylosuccinate lyase, with product MIERYSRQEMSKIWDEEHRAQVWLKVEMFALEAWVKLGLLSQDEYKKITNQVTLSLDRMKAIENITRHDVIAFLTSLTEQCGLESRFIHFGMTSSDMLDTAQAFLMKEAADLLLEDCRKALSSIKQKAIKYRNTLMVGRTHGIHAEPTTFGLKMAMWYTEMQRNYHRLIEARENIRVGKISGAVGNYANIPPFVEQYVCEKLGLKPAEVSTQIIQRDRYAELVWAMAMIGTSLEKFALELRSLQRTEIREVEEGFSSGQKGSSAMPHKKNPITGEQICGLSRVLRGNLIVAMENIPLWHERDISHSSAERIIIPDCCILCDYLLITFCRLLDNLRIFPENMKKNLESNRGLVFSERILLELIKKGLSREDAYKIVQRSALTTWEDPQTSFQDILLQDDELKKYLSKEEIKKLFDYQHFLHSVDYIFKNAGLNEEDQE